The genome window AATACGTCAAATCCTGTCGACTGTTCGATAGAACAGCAATCACGATTCTTTGCTTCGGTGCAATTCTCAGAATGGTGGAAACACCCGGGGATCCACCTTCATGTCCATACCACAGGTGTCCGAATTTCGATTCCTCTCTACCTCCCCAACCCAACCCGTAAAACCAATCCAAGCCCCAGAATCCGGAGGCAGAGCCGGAAGACTTTTTCTCCTGGATCATCCGGTCAATGTTTTCTTTACTCAGAATCTGGCGCTGATCTTTTACCTGCTCTTTCAGGTGAAACATCCCGAACCGCACGAGATCGTGAGCTGTGGAATAGATTGTCCCCGATCCGCGAGAATCAAAATCATAATCTGGGATGAGGGTCTCTCCAGGCCCGAATCTTTTTGCGACGTTTCGATCCGCAGGACCAACCGAAGTCTGATAAAGCCCGAGCGGCTGGAAGAGCTCCTGTTGCATGAATCTGCTAAAGGATTGCCCGGATACGTCTTCGATGACCCGTTCGAGAATTCCGTACCCGAGGTTGGAGTAATCGTGTTGTTCGTCCGGTTGGCGCACGACAATTGCGTAGCGTTGGACTGTCTCATCCAGGGAAGGGCGTCTTGTTTCATCGTTCGCAAAATAGTAGCGATTCTGTTCTGCGAGCCCTGCCCTGTGCTGCAAAATCAGTTGCAACGTGGCATCCTTTGCATCGGCCGCATGTCCTGTAATTTTTGCGTTCTTTAAATAGTTGTTGGCCGGACGATTCAAATCGACCAGACCATTCTGGACCAGTAGCATCAGACCTGTTGCTGTAAGGGGTTTTGATACGGACGCGATCGGATATGTTGTGGCGGGAGTTGCCTTCCTCCTGCTGGAGATGTCAGAGAATCCAAATGCCTCCTGCCAGAGGATTACTCCTTTCATCGCAACAGCGATCGAAACGGAAACCGGCGTGCCTGTTTTCACGGATTGCAGTATCTGGGTGCGTATCGGCTCCAATCGCGAATCCTGTAAGGGGAGCGTTGTCGCTTCCCTGGTCGATGAAATTGTGATCTGTGTGAGCAGGGCAACCAGCAGGCTAAAGGTAAGCAAGGCGAAGAGAGCGCGCGGTTCGCGGGTGCTCATGGTGCAAGCTTAAAATCAACGGAACTGGCTGTCCAGTGAGTTATTTTCAGCATTTGGATGAGAGAATCTAATTTAGAATTTTTTCGGTCACGACTTCTCCTATCAAACCGATTCGGTAAAGCAAACGGTGACCCCCACTGATTTGCCAAACTCCGATCATATAAGACATAACCGCATGAGCTCATGACGTTAATGAAAAAGATTAATTGGTTTCTGTCCAGTAGGAATCATTAGAATAAGCAAATGAAATTACAGGTTATGAAAGTTCAGGAAGAGAATTTGAGATGAAACTGGTTGAATTACGCGAACGTTACGCAATTGATAACCTCATGGTTGTAGAGGGTCCGGTACCGGAAGTACGTGCGGGCGAAGTGTTGATACAAATCAACGCATGTTCCCTGAATTATCGAGATTTGCTGATTGTGAGGGGTTATGGACGTTGGAAAAAAACCTTGCCGTTCGTGCCACTGTCTGATGCGGCTGGAGAAGTTGTGGAGGTTGGACCTGGAGTTTCAAGAGTTGCAATTGGTGACAGTGTTGCTGCGATATTCGTTCCGGCGTGGTTAGATGGAGATCTTTCGGAGGAAAATGATGGGCCTGCCATGGGGGAAATGCTCCCAATACAGGGTTCTTCCAGAGGAAGTGCTGGTTCGAGTCCCGGAGCACCTGAATGATACGGAAGCGGCAACGCTGCCGTGCGCGGCCGTAACGGCATGGAACGCCTTGTCCGGAGAAGGTTCGCCGAAGCCCGGGGAGACGGTAGTTGTACTGGGTTCCGGGGGAGTATCGTTGTTTTCGCTTCAATTTGCTCGCCTCAAAAAAGCGCGTGTTATTGCATGCTCCCGGAGCGAAGCCAAGATAACCCAACTTTTAAAACTGGGTGCAGATCACGCAATCAACTCTGGAGTTTCACCTGGATGGCCTGAAGTTGTGATGCAATTAACGGAGGGCCGCGGGGCCGATTACATTATAGATGTTGTTGGCAGGCTCGCGGATTCCGTTCATGCACTCCGGTTCGGAGGTCTCATTAGCGTCATCGGAATGCTCGATCGATTTTCGACTGAAATCGATCCGGCTGTAATAATGGCAAAAAAGGCGCGTCTCCGCGGGCTCCAGGTTGGCTCAAGGGAAATGTTCGAAGCCATGAATCGCGCCCTTTTCCGCCACCGAATCCGTCCTGTCATCGATCGCGTTTACAACCTGACAGCCGTGCAGGCCGCCTACCGCAGACTTGAAAGCGGTGATCAGTTCGGCAAAGTATGCATCCGGCTCTGGCCTGATACTAAAGAAAAAAGCGACTTTAACTAAGGAAATAGGAATCATGAGATTCGTCGGAAAAATAGCTCTCGTGACGGGGGCCGGCAAAGGAATAGGGAAGGCTACAGCTCTCAAGCTGGCATCGGAAGGATCTGATGTCGCTGTACACTATCTTCGTTCATCGGAACATGCCGAATCAGTTTGTGAGAAAATTCGTGCGCTGGGAGCTCGAGCCTTGGCGGTTCAGGCAGATATTGCCGACAGAGAAACCGTAAATAAGATGGTAGCTTGCGTCACTGCGGAGCTTGGCCCGATCCAATTGCTGGTAAACAATGCGGGGGATATAGGGGATATCGATTTCCATCAATTGCAGCCTGAGCATTGGGATCGGATTGTTGCAATAAACCTCACAGGCCCCTTCAATCTTATCTGGGCAGTGAAGGAGGGGATGCTTGCTCGACAATTCGGCAGGATCGTAAATATTTCCTCTATTGCGGCCTTAGCCGTTCGACCGAATCTTCTTCCGTACTCAGCTGCAAAAGCCGGGGTGATCTCATTGACAAAATCCTGTTGCGCTCCGTTTGCTCAAAAGAATATCAGAATCAATTCCGTCGCACCGGGCGCAATTGATACGGATATGTTGCGTGAGCTTTCCCCACAAACAGTAGAGCAATTGAAGTCCGCGACTCCGTTGGGCCGTTTGGGCGAACCGGAGGAAATCGCAAATGTTGTCGCGTTTCTTCTCAGTGAGGAATCAAGTTACATGACGGGCTCTACAATCATCGTCAGCGGTGGCAGAATGCTGATTCCGTAATCATGCCATGCTGATTATCGAGCCTTCATAGATATGGCGTCTTTCTGCTGAACCAAACCGGATTTTGGTGTCAGAGTGACGTATGGACTGCCGCGAACTTGTTCCAGTGTTAGATCATCCTCTGCCAATTTCACTCCAAAAACTTTCGCCCAAAATAAAACCCCGCCTCCTCCTCAGAGAGGACAGCGGGTTAGGAATTTCAGATTTTTAAGGGATTGCTAGAACCGGCGGCTGCGCCATCTAACGGATTTCAAAACCTGCTGCCCTGCCCCTATGATAGGGGCGAATACAGGAGCAATTTGTTTTGAAATCTTTTGTATTCATGAAGATAATTTGAACCTAAGTCAATTGTCCTGAATTGTCAAGCCGTTAGCGATCAATACTTATCATGGATAAGATGAAATTATCAAATGAGGTGACGCTCATCTAGGAAATTCTTCCTTTCAGATCCTTACAAACTCAGCGGCTCTGAGATGTTTTCTGAAAGTAATATCCACCTTCGTAGAAGCCAACTACATTTCCCATTGAATCAAAGACAAAACTAAGAATTTCGCCAGGAGAATGCGGACCGGACATTCTGAATCTGTCTTTCCCTTCAGGCGTAAGCTCGGAATCGGAGTTTGGATACTCTACCCAACTCAATATCAACTGATTGTCCTTTATAGCGAGGTCCATACTAAAAGAGAGAACCTCGGATCGATATCGGCCGATGAATTTTCCGAAATCTTTTGACGTTTGGAGGGAAACCGATTGTTGTTTAGAACGGTGGATCCGATCAAAAATCGGAATTAGCAATCCAGGACTTCTCACAAGTGTTTCGTGGCCACTCCTTTGTATCCATATTCGTTAATATTACGATTCCCAGTTTTGATTCCGGGACGAAAGCAATCATCGAATCATACCCGGGAGCGTCGCCTGCGTGACCAACTAGAGTGCGGTCGCTTTTTCGAAAAAGGGCGAACCCAATTCCGTAACCGAAACTCCAATTGCTATTCATGAACTGAGGCGTCCGCATTTCTCTCAGACTATGAGCTGATAATACTTCAGAATCGTCTTTGAACTGGCACACATTTACGCCAAAAAAACTTTGGAAGCCGGCTTTACGTCGGTTCGTGATCTTGGAGCCAGCGAACTGATCGACGTTGCCTTGAAAAAAGCGATTAACAATGGGAGGATCCCCGGTCCCCGCATGTTCGTTGCCACTCTCACCTTGGGCGCCACAGGTAGTCACGGAGATTGGGGGACCGGCTTTCCCCATACCTTCGTATGGAAGGATTGAGTAACACTGCGGATGGGGTTGAAGAGATCAGGAAAGCTATTCGACTTCAGATTAAGTACGGAGCCGATCAAATTAAATTTGCAGCCACTGGTGGGGTATTTAGTGAAGCGGGATCGGCCGAGGGTATGCAGTACTCTCCTAAGGAGATGAGAGCCATCGTGGATGAGGCGCATCTCTGGGGCAAGAGAGTTGCGGCGCACGCACACGGAACGCAAGGAATAAAAACTGCTGTGGAGGCAGGAGTCGATTCCATTGAACATGGAAGTCTTATAGATGAAGAAGGAATTGAGATGATGAAGAAACGTGGCACTTATCTCATTCCCACAATTTTTGCGGCGGATGCTGTTGAAATTTACGGTAAGGATTGGAATCTGCCTGAAAGTATCCTCGCAAGAGGGCGGTCTATCAACAAAGAAAACGTGAAAACTACAGAAAGGCAATCAAGGCGGGTGTCAAGGTTGGGTTCGGATCAGACGCCACCGTATTTCCCCACGGAATGAACGCTGTCGAATTTTCTCATCTAGTCGAAGTGGGAATGACGCCAATGCAGATAATCCAGGCCGCTACAGTTGTTAATTCAGAACT of bacterium contains these proteins:
- a CDS encoding beta-lactamase family protein is translated as MSTREPRALFALLTFSLLVALLTQITISSTREATTLPLQDSRLEPIRTQILQSVKTGTPVSVSIAVAMKGVILWQEAFGFSDISSRRKATPATTYPIASVSKPLTATGLMLLVQNGLVDLNRPANNYLKNAKITGHAADAKDATLQLILQHRAGLAEQNRYYFANDETRRPSLDETVQRYAIVVRQPDEQHDYSNLGYGILERVIEDVSGQSFSRFMQQELFQPLGLYQTSVGPADRNVAKRFGPGETLIPDYDFDSRGSGTIYSTAHDLVRFGMFHLKEQVKDQRQILSKENIDRMIQEKKSSGSASGFWGLDWFYGLGWGGREESKFGHLWYGHEGGSPGVSTILRIAPKQRIVIAVLSNSRQDLTYSLADSVLDVLIEDYPARRVLDPTRKPRPPELPFHAPEGLQGRWSGKIVTWEKTIPVLLQIDQSAARLKIGDDAEHPVTDLTWIEGRVSGRSDATIRNPDTANHNHRTRFRLWLMDNKLTGEIAAAAPPPLFHFWLPFWMQLEKNISQ
- the fabG gene encoding 3-oxoacyl-ACP reductase FabG — translated: MRFVGKIALVTGAGKGIGKATALKLASEGSDVAVHYLRSSEHAESVCEKIRALGARALAVQADIADRETVNKMVACVTAELGPIQLLVNNAGDIGDIDFHQLQPEHWDRIVAINLTGPFNLIWAVKEGMLARQFGRIVNISSIAALAVRPNLLPYSAAKAGVISLTKSCCAPFAQKNIRINSVAPGAIDTDMLRELSPQTVEQLKSATPLGRLGEPEEIANVVAFLLSEESSYMTGSTIIVSGGRMLIP
- a CDS encoding NAD(P)-dependent alcohol dehydrogenase, which encodes MLVRVPEHLNDTEAATLPCAAVTAWNALSGEGSPKPGETVVVLGSGGVSLFSLQFARLKKARVIACSRSEAKITQLLKLGADHAINSGVSPGWPEVVMQLTEGRGADYIIDVVGRLADSVHALRFGGLISVIGMLDRFSTEIDPAVIMAKKARLRGLQVGSREMFEAMNRALFRHRIRPVIDRVYNLTAVQAAYRRLESGDQFGKVCIRLWPDTKEKSDFN
- a CDS encoding amidohydrolase family protein; the encoded protein is MSNTADGVEEIRKAIRLQIKYGADQIKFAATGGVFSEAGSAEGMQYSPKEMRAIVDEAHLWGKRVAAHAHGTQGIKTAVEAGVDSIEHGSLIDEEGIEMMKKRGTYLIPTIFAADAVEIYGKDWNLPESILARGRSINKENVKTTERQSRRVSRLGSDQTPPYFPTE
- a CDS encoding serine hydrolase — translated: MNSNWSFGYGIGFALFRKSDRTLVGHAGDAPGYDSMIAFVPESKLGIVILTNMDTKEWPRNTCEKSWIANSDF
- a CDS encoding alcohol dehydrogenase catalytic domain-containing protein, with protein sequence MKLVELRERYAIDNLMVVEGPVPEVRAGEVLIQINACSLNYRDLLIVRGYGRWKKTLPFVPLSDAAGEVVEVGPGVSRVAIGDSVAAIFVPAWLDGDLSEENDGPAMGEMLPIQGSSRGSAGSSPGAPE